The proteins below come from a single Deltaproteobacteria bacterium genomic window:
- a CDS encoding ATP-grasp domain-containing protein, protein MRPANKRLKVLVLFGSAGTPPADQDFTKELKTEDFAAEAHVIDALKQLGHETRTLGIWDEASLIIDEIKANPPDVVFNLTEHFNEISAYDRNVASLLEMIGVPYTGSSPTGLTLCKNKGMAKELLAYHKIRVPNFAIYTPGAPIKRPSRLKFPLFIKPAEDEASYGIAQDSFVEDDSAFEERIRFIHERMNQPALAEEFIEGREIYVSLLGNGSLRVFPFREVIFGEIPEGQPKFSTFKAKWDNAYRKRWGIQNVFAEPFANGTDQRIAKICKSVYRALRIRGYGRIDLRVTPAGDIVVLEANPNPNLDREDEFAQSASKVGMSFPHLVQRIIQLALTASH, encoded by the coding sequence ATGCGCCCGGCGAACAAACGGCTCAAGGTACTCGTCCTGTTCGGCAGCGCCGGCACGCCGCCGGCGGATCAAGATTTCACCAAGGAATTGAAAACCGAAGACTTCGCGGCCGAAGCCCATGTCATCGACGCACTCAAACAACTCGGCCACGAAACACGCACGCTGGGCATCTGGGACGAAGCGTCGCTAATCATCGACGAGATCAAAGCCAATCCGCCCGATGTGGTGTTCAACCTCACCGAACATTTCAACGAAATCTCCGCCTACGACCGCAACGTCGCCAGCCTTTTGGAAATGATCGGCGTGCCCTACACCGGTTCGAGCCCGACCGGTCTGACGTTGTGCAAGAACAAAGGCATGGCCAAGGAACTGCTCGCCTATCACAAGATTCGCGTGCCCAACTTCGCGATCTACACCCCCGGCGCGCCGATCAAGCGGCCGAGCCGATTGAAATTCCCCCTGTTCATCAAACCGGCGGAAGACGAAGCGTCCTACGGCATCGCGCAGGATTCGTTTGTCGAAGACGACAGCGCCTTCGAGGAACGGATTCGCTTCATCCATGAACGGATGAACCAACCGGCGCTGGCGGAAGAATTTATCGAGGGGCGGGAAATCTACGTCAGTCTGCTCGGCAACGGAAGCCTGCGCGTGTTTCCATTTCGCGAAGTGATCTTCGGCGAAATTCCCGAAGGCCAACCGAAGTTTTCCACATTCAAAGCCAAATGGGACAACGCCTACCGCAAACGCTGGGGCATCCAAAATGTTTTCGCCGAACCGTTTGCCAACGGCACCGACCAACGCATCGCCAAGATCTGCAAATCGGTTTACCGCGCGCTGCGCATCCGCGGCTACGGCCGCATCGATCTGCGGGTGACGCCGGCGGGCGACATCGTCGTGCTCGAAGCCAACCCCAATCCCAATCTCGACCGCGAAGATGAATTCGCCCAGTCGGCGAGCAAAGTCGGCATGAGCTTTCCACACTTGGTACAGCGCATCATTCAGTTGGCGCTGACCGCCAGCCATTGA